Genomic DNA from Jatrophihabitans endophyticus:
GCGTGGCAGGTGACAGCCACCGACAGCACGGCGGGGCTGCAGGCGGCCGGCACCATCGGCCTGGCGTTCATCTCGTCGGGCAGCTCGACGAACGCCCCGGTGGTCGCGAGCTTCACCAATCTGTCGGCGGTCAAGCCGTCCTGAACCGGATCCGGACGTCGCTCGGACGGCCTTATTGTTGAGGTCCGTCCGAGCGGCGCCGGTCCGGCGGACGCAGCCGATGAACCAGCGGAGGAATGCCGTGCCCACCACCACGAGGACGGGTCCGCGTCTGCCGTTCGGCATCGCGGCGAGCGTGGCGGCGGTGGCGGTGTTCGTCGCGGCCTGCGACGGCGGGAGCGGCAAGGACGCCGCGACGACGACTCCCGCCAGCGCGGGGTCGTCGGTGGTCTCCGAGAGCCCGGCGTCGTCGAGTTCGACGCCGGGCCGGACCACCGCGCCGCCGCGCTCGTCCGCGTCCGGGACGGGCGGCGCCTCCTCGCCCACGACGACGCCGCCCACGCCGCTGGCTACGGGCAGCTGGGACAAGACGTATCACCCGTTGCCCGCGGGCGCGACGGTGCCACGTGGGTCGGCGCTGCGCTTCCTGCAGATGAAGTACGACGTGATCAACGGCGGTTGGAACCTGCGTGGGGCATTCCGCCACCCGGGGCGTGGTGCCGGGCCGATCATCTACTTCGCGCTCGCGTCGGCTTCGGGGCGTGCCGGCGCAGCGACCCCGTTCCGACTGACGACGACCGACAACCTGCAGGTCTTCCTCGTCGGCGTCCGCTCGCCGCGTCCCCGCTCCGTGGTCGTGTTCGGGGCGACACGCGACGGGGGTCAGGGGAGTCGGCTGCTGACGGTGCGCATTCCCGGGTCCGCCTTCGCGAACTGAGTGCGGGTCAGGCTGCGACCGACCGCACCAACTCGGCGTACTGCCGGGCGACCGTGGTGGGGGAGAACCGCTCGCGCAGCGACTGTGCCTGGGCCTCGCTCGGCCGCACGGCGTCCGGCTCGTCGAGCACGGACACCAGCGCGTCGGCGAGCTCGGCGACCGACATCGGGTCCTGCACGTAGACCGGGAGATCACCGCCGACCTCGGGTATCGAGCCGCACCGTGTCGTCACGGTGGGAACGCCGAGACCGAGGGCCTCGATGACGGGCAGGCCGAAGCCCTCGAACAGCGACGGGAAGGCGAAGACCGCCGCGGCCCGGTAGAGCGCACCCAACACGGCGTCGTCGACGAATCCGGTGTAGGTCACGCGCGGCCCGGTCTCGGCGGGGTCGAGCCGCACCGCCGACGCGCGCCCCACCATCGCGTCGCGGTCCTGCCCGACGAGCACCAGGTCGACGTCGTGCCGCCGCGCGATCGACTCGTGGGCCGCGATCAGGGTCTGCAGGTTCTTGTGCCGGTACGGTGCCGCGACCGACAGGATGAACGGCCGGTCGCGTCCGAACGGGGTGTCGCGCTGCCCGTCGTCGACCAGCAGCCGGCGGAAGGAGACGGCGTTCGGGATCACGGTGATCTTGTCGCTGATGCGTGGCCCGTGCAGGCGAGCGAGATCCTGTGCGGTGAACTCGGAGATCGCCACGATCGCGTCCGCACGTCGTGCGGTGTGCGCGTGAGCGCGGGCGAGCCAGGTCCGCTTCACGGTGGAGAAGTTCTCCGGGTAATGCGCGTACTGCGCGTCGTGGATCACCGTGACCGCCGGCGCGCGCAATCCGGCAGGGGTCGCGTAGTTCAGGTGCAGCCACGCGGCGGGCTGGCGACGCGCCGAGAGCGCCACCGGCTCGTACGCCATCCGGTTCAGCCGGCGGACGTCTCGCAGCGTGTGCTCGCGGACCGGGGCTAGGTCACTGCGCGTGACCAGCGGCTCACGGTCGTAGACGACCCACTCCTCGGTGGCGCGGGCCTCCGTCCGCAATCCCTCGAGCAGGTTGACCGTCGCCTGTTCGGCCCCACCGACGCGGCCGTGGCGCACGAAGCACGCGTTGACGCCGTAGCTGATCGGTGACATCCACACTTCCTGGGACTGGCTCGACTGGATATGGATCGTACCGAAGGCCGCGGATCCGGTCCGCTAGTACGCGACGATGAAGCGGTCGTAGCGGACCTGCACCTTCTCCGAGGCTCGTGCCCGTGACGACAGCCCCTGGGTGACGCCGACTCCACCGGAGTGCTGCAGCGCCGGCGTCGAGTCCTTCGCCGTCACGCGCACGGCCGAACCGGCGCCCGAACCGTGGACGACGGTCATCGACAGTGCCGTCGGGTACGTCCCCTTCACCGAGAACGAGGCGGCGATGGGGGAGCCGGTCGAGAAGCGGGTGCCGAGGAAGACCTCCGTGCCGATGATGCGCGCCGCACCGTGGTTCAACCGGTAGATGATCGCGCTGATCTTGCCGTTCGGTAGGACGCGGACGGTGCCCTGGTACTGCACGTTCTTGGCGATCACGCGCGCGTCCAGGCTGAGATAGGTCCCCGTTCCCCCGATCGTGCCGAGGACGCGGTGCCGGCTGGTGAGCGTCACGTTCGTCTTGCGGATGCCCTGGAGTGTGTTGTCCAACCAGACCCCCCGCGAGAGGGCGGCGACGCCACGGTTTCCGCTCGCGCGGAGCTGCTGGGCCTTGTTGGTCCAGGCGTGGCCGTGGGTGGAACCCCAACCCTTGCTCACGCGGCGCGCGAAGGTGTCGGTCACCTTCCCGCCGGTGAGCGAGATCGTCGGCAGCGTGGGCTTCGGCGTCGGCACGGACGTGGGCGGTGTCGTGGTGGGCACGGATGTGGGCGGTGTCGTGGTGGGCACGGACGTGGGCGGTGTCGTGGTGGGCACGGACGTGGGGGGAGTCGTGGTGCTCGGGTCCGGGGTGGGGGTGGTGCTGGTCGGGTCCGGGGTGGGGGGGGTGGTGCTCGGGTCCGGCGTGGGCGTCGGTGTGGGGGGCGTCGTCGACGGGTCCGGGGTCGGTGTGGGCGTGGGGGCCGTCGTCGACGGGGTCGGGGTGGGCGTCGCCTCCGAGTAGCGCCGGACCGAACCGGTGCTGTCCTGGGTGCTCTGCCACTGCGCGAAGGTCAGGGCACCGCCGACCTGGTAGAAGCGCTTGTCGACCGTGCTTGCGAGCAGGTAGCGGTTCGCGTTGAACCGCAGGTTGTTGGCGGTGACGATGTCGGTGATCCCGCTGTTCTGGACCACGCCCGTGGCGCCCCCGTCGTGCATGTCGACCGTGTTGGCCGTGACCGACACGTCCGCCAGGTGATAGCTCTCCCCGCTGGGCGCGGCCTTGCGATTGCGGTCCTGCAGCGCGATGCCGTTGAGGTTCCCGCTGATCGAGTTGCCCGAGATCGAGACCTGGCTCGCGTTGGAGATGTTGACCCCACCGCCGCTGTACAGCGACGTTCCCGACGTGCGTCCGAGGTGCAGGGCGTTGTCGGAGATCTGGTTGTCGGAGATGACGCCGTTCTTGCTGATCTCGAAGCGGACGCCGTCGGCGTCGTTGTCACGGATGACGTTCTGGTCGATGGTGATCCCGTAGGTGTAGGAGTCCGCCCACACCCCGACGCCCTTGTTGGCCGCCACCACGTTCTTCGAGAACAGCGCGGTGGACTCGGCGAACTTGATCCCGCCCGACTGCCCGTCGGCGATCCAGTACCCGTCGGTGTTGTTGTTCGAGATGGTGTTGCCGCTGATGACGACGCCCGTCGACTTCCACTGCGAGACGCCGGTCTCGCCGTTGCTGTCGATCGTGTTCGACAGGATCCGTGCGTCGTCGCTGAGGGCGAGCTGGATCCCCACGTTGTGGTTCCAGCGCACGACGTTGTTCTGGACCGTCCAGCGGGGGCCGCAGACCATGACCGCCCCACGCTGGTAGAGCGACGCGAACCCCTCGATCGTGAATCCCTCGACGACCACGTCGGAGGACGAGGACTGGATGCCGATCCGGGTGCGCGAGAGCTCGGCCTGCCCGGGGGCCGGGGCGACACCGAGGTAGATGTCGTTGGTGTCGTAGTCGGCGTAGTAGCTCGAGGCGGTGACGGTGGCGGCACTGCTGGCCCTGCTGAGCAGCCGACCGTTCACCCGGAGCGTCTCGGCGAGCCGGCAGTCGTTGCTGGTCGTGCTCTCGCAGACCCCGCCGTCGGAGTAGGCCGCGGGGAGGTAGCCGTGGGCGACGTAGCGCGCGCCCGACGCCGCCCAGCTGTCGACGGCGACCGCGCCCGAGAGGACGGCGCCGGGCTCGCCGCGCAGCGTCTGTCCCTGCCGCGGGGCCAGCGGCGCCGTCACCCGGTACACGCCCGCGGCGAAGCAGACGACCGAGCCGTTCGCGCCGGAGTTGACCGCGGCGCGGAAGTTCGACGAGGGCGTCACGGTGACGGTGCAGGCCGTCGACGCCGCGGCGGTCGCGGACCCGAAGGCGGGAATCGCGAGGGCGGGCACAGCGACGGCGAGCGCGACTGCGGCGACGCGCAGCCGTGCGAGGGTGCGGGTGGGGGACATGCGGTCTCTTTCGGTGACCCCAGTGGTGCCCCCCGCGGGCGACTAACCCCTCGTACCTTGCCAGCGGTCGCGAAAGGTGTCCATACCTTGACGCAAATTTTATGTCGAGGTGGACGCTCGTGCCGATCGGCCGCACGCGTCGGCGTACCACCGAGCGGTCATGGCGGGCAGTCGCTCGGCGGACCAGCGGTCGGTCGGCCCCGACTCGAACGTGGTCGAGGCGTCCAGGGCATGGGCGAGACCACCCACCACGTCGCCGTCGATCGGGCAGACGAGGCCATTGCGATCGGCCAACAGGGGCGGGCCGCCGACGTCGAGGCAGACGACCGGGCAGCCGACGGCGCTGGCCTCCCCGACCACCCACCCTGCCGAGTCGTGCATGGACGGGAAGAGCAGCGCGTCGGCGGCGGCGAGCGCGGCGAGCACGTCCGAACGCGGCGCGTGCCCCTCGAAACTCACGCGCGACCCGAGGCCGAGCTCGCCGACCAGCGCGCGCAGGGCCGGTTCGTACGGGCCTTCGCCGTACAACGCGAGGTCCCACCGTTCGCCCCCCGGGCGGGCGAGCGCCCGGATGGCCAGCTGCGGGCCCTTCCACGGCAGGAGTCGACCGACGAAGACGGCCTGGCGTCGTGACCCGTCGTCCCGGGGGGTAGCCGTCCGCTGCGGGAAATCGTCGTACAGCGCGATGTTGGGCTCGACCACCACCCGCCGGGCGTAAGCGAATCGGCGCGCGACGTCGGTGTTGAGGGCGACGACGACGGCAGCCCGCCGGGCGATCGGATCGCCCCAGACGCGCCGCGCGACTCTGGTGAAGCAGGAGCGCGCCGTCTCGGCGAGGACTCCGCGCCAGCCGAGCCAGCGCAGCAACCGGGTGGGCTGGTAGGTCGCGCCGCCGACCGGGCCCCACACGAGGGGAACGTCGCTCAGCGTCGTCAGGCCACAGGGCTGCCAGTCGGAGGCGAACGTGACGTGGTGGGCCACGTCGAAGGACACGGTCGCGTGCAGTTCCGCGGCCAACCCGGCCAGCGCGCGCTGCCACAACACGTAGTACCAGTACACGTCGCGGTGTCGCCGTTTGGCGCGCAGCACCCGGTCGGACAGGTCGAGATAGCGCACGTGGACGTGCGCCGCGAGGTCGGGCTCGTCGTCCAGGGCGGCACGGATGGCCGGCTCGAACCGACGGCGAGTCACCACCCACACGTCGCTGTGCTCGGCGGCTGCCCGGACGAACGCCCACCCTGCGCCGGGCTCGGATCCCTCGCCCGGACCGCAGGCGTACGCCCCGATCAGAACGCGCAGCCGGCGGGTGTCGCCCTCGGTCATGAGCGGCGGCGGCGACGGCCGACCGCAGTCGATCCCACGCCGACGAGGAGCACGCCGCCGATCGCCACGCCCAGCGCGATCTCGCTGCCGGTGCTGAGGCGCGACGAGCTCGACGCCGGGGACTCGTCGGTCGCGCGACCCGGCCGCAGGCCCTGATCGGACGAGCTCACCGTCACCGTGGCGGACTGGCAGGCCGCACCGGGAACGGCCCGCACCTGGTGGCGGCCCTGGGTGGCGGTCTCGGGGATCGCCGAGATCAGCTCGAACGAGCCGTACCGGTTGGCCCGGACGTTGCCGAGGTTGAAGACGTCCGGCGAGGCGAACGTGACGGACACGATCGTGCGCGGTCGGAACCCGGTTCCGGTGATGCGTATCGACTGCCCGGGGATCACGGTGGAGCTCTTGATGCCGAGGACACAGCTCGACGGCGGGTACTTCGTCGGTGTGGCCGGCGTGTGACCCTTCGCAGCCGCGTCGGCGGGTCGGGCGCCGATGACCAGGGCCAGCCCCGCGGCGACCACGGCGGTCGACGCCGCGGCTCGTCGCCTACCTGCGTACATCGCCCCTCGCCTCACCCGCCACGCATCTTTGTCGGACGGTGTACCCATCATCGGCACCGCTGCGACCGCGGGCACGCCATGGGTCGCGGCGCCGGTGGCCCGTCGTGCTCGGGCCCGCAGCAGGATCCGCGTCAGGATCCGCATCGCGCGCCTCCGACAGTCATCCGAGGCGGGCGGACCGACGGCTGGACGAGGGTGCGGACCGGCCCGTGCGACGCCGGTTCCGACAGCGTCACCGTGACCGTTCGGCTCGTCGAGACCGGCAGCTCCAGCGCGATGGTCACGGCGAGCAGGCCGTTCTCGGTCTGCACCGCGCCGCCGACGGTTCGCCCGTCGACCGTCATCGAGCGCAGCGATGCGCCGGCGCTGCCGTAGTAGGTCACGAGCAGCTGGTTGTCGCCGGGGTGCGTCCGGAACGCAGGCTTGTCGGCGCGATAGGTGACGTAGGGCGGCAGCCCGTGCCGGGGGGCGGAGTTGCGCAGGGTCAGGGTCGCGGTGGCGGCGCCGCCGGCGGCGCAGCTTCGTCGGGTGTAGGAGGCCGTGCGGTCGAGGTAGTAGTCGAGTTTGCTCCCCGCCGCGTTGTTGACGACGAAGGCGGAATACGGTGCACCGGGTTCGTTGCCGAAGCTCCCCGCCCACTGCGCGGTCCGCAGCAGGGACTCGGTCCGTTCGTTCGCGCTCCACACGACCAGTCGCCGCTCGCGAGCGGAGCGGGACAGTGCGCGGGCCAGCCTGGCCCGGTCGCCCCCGGACACGAGCCGGTTCGACAGGGCTCGCGCGACCGAGGTCAGGTAGGCCTTGCGCTCCCGGTTGGCCGCCGGCGTCAGCCCGGGAAAGCGCCTGTACTGGTCTCGCTGGGTGAGACCGACGACGTTGGCCGTGGTCACGCGGGTGCCGTCGGCGAGTCGTGCCCCGCCGGTGACGCGGAGCAGGTAGCTGAGGGCGGTCGGGTCGACCGCGAGCGCGCCGTCGACCGTCTCCCCGGTCCGCTTCTCCCAGAAGCCGGCCCAGATCCGGCCGGTCACGCTGAAGTCCGGGGTGAGGTTGGAGTTCTGGATGACGCCCGTCGGGTCGGTGTTGCCGTAGCGGGCGAGCAGCTCGGGGCTCAGCCTGGCGTTCGAGCGCACGTGCGCGAAGTCGGAGTCGGTGCCGAAGTGTTCGAAGCGCAGCCGACCGTGGTCGGCGACGGCGATCGCGTACCCGCCGGCGATGCCGCCGCCACCGCGCGACTCGGCCTCGTTCATGAAGCCGACGAAGTAGCGCTGCGGGCGATCCCGGCCAAGCATCGGCAGCGCGATCCGAGCCGCGCGATCGGCGCCGCTGAGCTCGCCGTCCAGGCGCTGAAGCTGCCGCAGTAGGTCGCTACGCGTGTTGCTCACGAACGGCAGCCACGAGGGGTCGGCACCGGCGACAGCGTCGGTCGCGCGGCTCGTCGACGCACTCGCTCTCGCGAGGACCGGGAGCGCGTGCTCGATCGCCGGGAGGTCGATGGACGACGCACCGTTCCCGGCCGGCAGCGTCCGTGCCAGCTCGACGGCCCCCGGCAGGGCGTCGTCGGCGAGGTGGTTCGCCTGGGTGACGACGACGCTCACCGTCTGTAACGGGCTGCCGACGCCGGGCATGTTGCGTCCCACCCACCACGCCGGGCCCGAGGTGAGAGCCGCTGCCCGGCCGGTGTGGTCGCGGATGGCGTCGACGAGTCGCGATGCCTCGTCGGCACGTCCGGCTGCCACGGCGGTCCGCAGTTGCGAGAGCTGGGCACGAGCCGCGTTCAGCTGGCTGCGGGCCAGTATCCCGGTGACCACGATCCACACTCCGCCGAGCACGAGGAGACCGAGAAGGACCCAGCCCGCGGTGACGGCGAGACGGGCGCGGCCCGCTCGGCGGCCACCTGTCGAGCTGTCGCTCGCACCATGGTCGTCGGACGGTCCGGCGGCGTTCCGGTCCTCGGCGGCGGAATGGTCACCGCTGTCCGCCACGTCGCTCTCAGCCACGGTGACGCTTCCTGGGCGGACGCGTCACCGTGACGTGTGATCAGGAGTGCGTGCCGCGGCGACGGCCGGCGACGATGAGCGCGCCTCCGCCGACGAGCAGCGCAGCGGCGATCAGCGACGCGGTCAGCGAGTCGAAGCCGGTGCTCGCGGTGGCGTCGTTGTTCGAGGTCGTGCGGCTGGCGTCGCTGCTGGACGGGTCGGTGCGGTGCGCGCTGGTGGGCGCGAAGTTGCACTTGGTCCCGTTGGCGCCACCGACACCCAGGCCGCCGCCGTTGCCGCCGCCGTTGCCGACGGCTGCGGTGCAGGAGGTGGGGCCGGGCGGCGGGTAGGCCGGGGCCGCGCTCGCCGACGTCAGGCCGACGAGAAGGAACGCCGCTGCCGCGGCGAGCGAGACGAGAAGGGCACCGAGACGGCGCACAGAAGTAGACACAGCGCATTTCCCCCGAATTGAGCGCTCACACGAATTCCACACGGACTATAACCCAGATTCACGTTCCGCGCTCCGGGACCAAGGGCCCGTTCCTGTGCCCGGTCTCGACGACCTCACGCTGGCCTGCATTCGGGCAGACCGTCATCGTTCGCTGCGCCGGGTCAGCAGCAGCACGGCGAGCGTGCCCAGGACGAGCAGCACCGCCGCGATCGCGAGCCCGATGCCGAGCGGGGTGTCGCCCGGGCGGGGCAGGTCGGCGCGCGGCGGCGGGGCCGAGGAGGACTCGCCGGTGGCCGGACCCGAA
This window encodes:
- a CDS encoding glycosyltransferase family 4 protein; the protein is MSPISYGVNACFVRHGRVGGAEQATVNLLEGLRTEARATEEWVVYDREPLVTRSDLAPVREHTLRDVRRLNRMAYEPVALSARRQPAAWLHLNYATPAGLRAPAVTVIHDAQYAHYPENFSTVKRTWLARAHAHTARRADAIVAISEFTAQDLARLHGPRISDKITVIPNAVSFRRLLVDDGQRDTPFGRDRPFILSVAAPYRHKNLQTLIAAHESIARRHDVDLVLVGQDRDAMVGRASAVRLDPAETGPRVTYTGFVDDAVLGALYRAAAVFAFPSLFEGFGLPVIEALGLGVPTVTTRCGSIPEVGGDLPVYVQDPMSVAELADALVSVLDEPDAVRPSEAQAQSLRERFSPTTVARQYAELVRSVAA
- a CDS encoding right-handed parallel beta-helix repeat-containing protein, producing MSPTRTLARLRVAAVALAVAVPALAIPAFGSATAAASTACTVTVTPSSNFRAAVNSGANGSVVCFAAGVYRVTAPLAPRQGQTLRGEPGAVLSGAVAVDSWAASGARYVAHGYLPAAYSDGGVCESTTSNDCRLAETLRVNGRLLSRASSAATVTASSYYADYDTNDIYLGVAPAPGQAELSRTRIGIQSSSSDVVVEGFTIEGFASLYQRGAVMVCGPRWTVQNNVVRWNHNVGIQLALSDDARILSNTIDSNGETGVSQWKSTGVVISGNTISNNNTDGYWIADGQSGGIKFAESTALFSKNVVAANKGVGVWADSYTYGITIDQNVIRDNDADGVRFEISKNGVISDNQISDNALHLGRTSGTSLYSGGGVNISNASQVSISGNSISGNLNGIALQDRNRKAAPSGESYHLADVSVTANTVDMHDGGATGVVQNSGITDIVTANNLRFNANRYLLASTVDKRFYQVGGALTFAQWQSTQDSTGSVRRYSEATPTPTPSTTAPTPTPTPDPSTTPPTPTPTPDPSTTPPTPDPTSTTPTPDPSTTTPPTSVPTTTPPTSVPTTTPPTSVPTTTPPTSVPTPKPTLPTISLTGGKVTDTFARRVSKGWGSTHGHAWTNKAQQLRASGNRGVAALSRGVWLDNTLQGIRKTNVTLTSRHRVLGTIGGTGTYLSLDARVIAKNVQYQGTVRVLPNGKISAIIYRLNHGAARIIGTEVFLGTRFSTGSPIAASFSVKGTYPTALSMTVVHGSGAGSAVRVTAKDSTPALQHSGGVGVTQGLSSRARASEKVQVRYDRFIVAY
- a CDS encoding glycosyltransferase family 4 protein, which produces MTEGDTRRLRVLIGAYACGPGEGSEPGAGWAFVRAAAEHSDVWVVTRRRFEPAIRAALDDEPDLAAHVHVRYLDLSDRVLRAKRRHRDVYWYYVLWQRALAGLAAELHATVSFDVAHHVTFASDWQPCGLTTLSDVPLVWGPVGGATYQPTRLLRWLGWRGVLAETARSCFTRVARRVWGDPIARRAAVVVALNTDVARRFAYARRVVVEPNIALYDDFPQRTATPRDDGSRRQAVFVGRLLPWKGPQLAIRALARPGGERWDLALYGEGPYEPALRALVGELGLGSRVSFEGHAPRSDVLAALAAADALLFPSMHDSAGWVVGEASAVGCPVVCLDVGGPPLLADRNGLVCPIDGDVVGGLAHALDASTTFESGPTDRWSAERLPAMTARWYADACGRSARASTST
- a CDS encoding DUF4012 domain-containing protein gives rise to the protein MAESDVADSGDHSAAEDRNAAGPSDDHGASDSSTGGRRAGRARLAVTAGWVLLGLLVLGGVWIVVTGILARSQLNAARAQLSQLRTAVAAGRADEASRLVDAIRDHTGRAAALTSGPAWWVGRNMPGVGSPLQTVSVVVTQANHLADDALPGAVELARTLPAGNGASSIDLPAIEHALPVLARASASTSRATDAVAGADPSWLPFVSNTRSDLLRQLQRLDGELSGADRAARIALPMLGRDRPQRYFVGFMNEAESRGGGGIAGGYAIAVADHGRLRFEHFGTDSDFAHVRSNARLSPELLARYGNTDPTGVIQNSNLTPDFSVTGRIWAGFWEKRTGETVDGALAVDPTALSYLLRVTGGARLADGTRVTTANVVGLTQRDQYRRFPGLTPAANRERKAYLTSVARALSNRLVSGGDRARLARALSRSARERRLVVWSANERTESLLRTAQWAGSFGNEPGAPYSAFVVNNAAGSKLDYYLDRTASYTRRSCAAGGAATATLTLRNSAPRHGLPPYVTYRADKPAFRTHPGDNQLLVTYYGSAGASLRSMTVDGRTVGGAVQTENGLLAVTIALELPVSTSRTVTVTLSEPASHGPVRTLVQPSVRPPRMTVGGARCGS